The following proteins are co-located in the Doryrhamphus excisus isolate RoL2022-K1 chromosome 3, RoL_Dexc_1.0, whole genome shotgun sequence genome:
- the LOC131126014 gene encoding ras-related protein Rab-3A-like: MASANATYGQKESSDQNFDYMFKILIIGNSSVGKTSFLFRYADDSFTPAFVSTVGIDFKVKTIYRNDKRIKLQIWDTAGQERYRTITTAYYRGAMGFILMYDITNEESFNAVQDWSTQIKTYSWDNAQVLLVGNKCDMEDERVVATERGRQLSEQLGFEHFEASAKDNINVKQTFERLVDIICERMSESLDNNDPTVTGAKQGPQLTDQPQRSHQDCAC; encoded by the exons ATGGCGTCTGCAAATGCCACATACGGACAAAAGGAGTCCTCGGACCAGAACTTTGACTACATGTTTAAAATCCTCATCATTGGCAACAGCAGCGTCGGGAAAACATCCTTCCTTTTCCGCTATGCTGACGACTCGTTCACGCCGGCCTTCGTCAGCACAGTTGGCATCGACTTCAAGGTGAAGACCATCTACAGGAACGACAAGAGGATAAAGCTGCAGATCTGG GACACAGCCGGCCAGGAACGCTATAGGACCATCACCACGGCGTATTACAGAGGTGCCATGGGCTTCATCCTCATGTATGACATCACCAACGAGGAGTCATTTAACGCTGTGCAAGACTG GTCCACTCAGATCAAGACTTACTCGTGGGACAATGCTCAGGTGCTGCTGGTGGGAAACAAGTGTGATATGGAGGATGAACGTGTGGTGGCCACAGAGAGAGGCCGGCAGCTGTCAGAACAGCTTG GTTTTGAGCACTTTGAAGCAAGCGCCAAAGACAACATTAACGTAAAGCAGACCTTTGAGAGGCTGGTGGACATCATCTGCGAGAGAATGTCTGAGAGTCTGGACAACAACGATCCCACTGTCACCGGCGCCAAACAAGGGCCGCAGCTCACCGATCAGCCGCAGAGGTCCCATCAGGACTGTGCTTGCTAA
- the LOC131126013 gene encoding transcription factor JunD-like, with the protein MERSLYGDTVLTSFTVYPRTTMMKKDIHINLDEHTSELKTNPLRDADGLLNSPDFGLLKLASPDLERLIIQSNNPASQFLYPKSASDEQEFAEGFVKALEDLHKQNQLSEAACVSVDRLELLGASGTVGSSGLQTSDLPVYTTLNGYAASPLGSTTINYSTDTIPFPPPPSHLSPQQQAATAAALSRLQSGGIVKDEPQTVPDMQSLGDSPPLSPIDMDNQERIKAERKKLRNRIAASKCRKRKLERISRLEDKVKTLKTQNTELASTASVLREQVAQLKQKVMSHVNSGCQLLPNQVQAY; encoded by the coding sequence ATGGAAAGGAGCCTCTACGGAGACACGGTGCTCACCTCCTTCACTGTCTATCCTCGTACCACCATGATGAAGAAGGACATTCATATCAACCTGGACGAACACACCTCCGAGCTGAAGACCAATCCGCTCCGCGACGCCGACGGCCTCCTCAACTCACCAGACTTTGGGCTTCTCAAATTGGCGTCCCCGGACCTGGAACGCCTCATCATCCAGTCCAACAACCCGGCATCCCAGTTCCTCTACCCGAAGTCCGCCAGCGACGAGCAGGAGTTCGCCGAAGGCTTCGTCAAAGCTCTGGAGGATCTCCACAAGCAGAACCAGCTGAGCGAGGCGGCCTGCGTCTCGGTGGACAGACTGGAGCTCCTCGGCGCTTCCGGCACGGTGGGATCCTCCGGGCTGCAGACGTCTGATCTTCCGGTGTATACCACCTTGAACGGCTATGCCGCCAGCCCGCTGGGCTCCACCACCATCAACTACTCCACGGACACCATCCCCTTCCCGCCGCCTCCGTCCCATCTCAGCCCGCAGCAACAGGCAGCAACCGCCGCCGCCTTATCGCGGCTCCAGTCCGGCGGCATCGTGAAGGACGAGCCCCAGACAGTTCCGGACATGCAGAGCCTCGGCGACAGCCCGCCTCTGTCGCCGATTGACATGGACAACCAGGAGCGTATTAAGGCGGAGAGGAAAAAGCTGCGCAACCGGATAGCAGCCTCCAAGTGCCGCAAGCGGAAACTTGAGAGGATCTCTCGGCTTGAGGACAAAGTGAAGACCCTGAAGACGCAGAACACCGAGCTGGCGTCAACAGCCAGCGTCCTCAGGGAGCAGGTCGCCCAGCTGAAGCAAAAGGTGATGAGCCACGTCAACAGTGGATGCCAACTTTTACCAAACCAAGTCCAAGCTTACTAA
- the LOC131126015 gene encoding pyroglutamyl-peptidase 1-like gives MGNKRKVLVTGFEPFGEHAVNSSWVAVQELERLGLGDAVDLHVCEVPVEYQAVQSLLPSLWKQHKPQLVVHVGVSGLATSVTLEQCGHNKGYKRLDNCSFCPASQCCVEEGPDCISSVLDMETVCKRVSESGLGVAVSVSKDAGRYLCDYTYYSSLFLSKGRCAFIHVPPLGNPYSSQELGRALQAVVQEMLKLLEAVNNTEEQHCIHAH, from the exons ATGGGCAACAAAAGGAAAGTTTTAGTAACAG GATTTGAGCCCTTTGGAGAACATGCTGTGAACTCCAGCTGGGTCGCTGTACAG GAACTCGAGCGTTTAGGGTTGGGTGATGCTGTAGACCTTCATGTATGTGAGGTGCCTGTGGAGTACCAGGCGGTTCAGAGTCTGCTTCCATCGCTGTGGAAACAGCACAAGCCGCAG TTAGTAGTCCATGTAGGTGTCTCTGGCTTAGCTACCAGCGTCACCCTGGAACAATGTGGGCACAATAAGGGCTATAAACGCCTGGACAACTGCAGCTTCTGTCCAGCTTCCCAATGCTGCGTGGAGGAGGGGCCCGACTGCATCAGCTCTGTGCTGGACATGGAGACGGTCTGCAAGAGGGTCAGTGAGTCGGGCCTTGGGGTTGCTGTGTCAGTGTCCAAGGATGCTGGAAG ATATCTGTGTGACTACACCTACTACTCGTCGCTGTTCCTGAGCAAGGGCCGCTGCGCCTTCATCCATGTGCCTCCACTGGGGAACCCCTACAGCAGCCAGGAGCTGGGCAGAGCCCTTCAAGCTGTAGTACAGGAGATGCTGAAACTCCTGGAGGCAGTTAACAACACAGAAGAGCAGCATTGCATACATGCACATTGA